TGGGTAAAACTATTGCGCATAAGCCTGACTACTAGTCAAAATTCGCCATCTTTTGCCGTAAATTAAGCTGGTCGTGGCGAGTTAGGGCGTTTTTGAATACCCATCATTAAATCCTTAGTAATAGGCACTAGGAACTAATCACTCAAGCTGCTAACAACTTTTAAGGTATTATCAAAGAAACAGGTATGAATTATTGAGAAGTGAAACCACCTTGTACCAGGTATCCAGACGAAGAAAGCTAATCATAATTAATTTGTAATTGCTCACTATCTTGAGCTGGAACCTTGTTTTAGTTCTCGTTACTAAGAAATGATTTTTGAAGGAGAAATCTTTACTTAAAAATGCGTATAAAAAATCCTGACGACGGAATACCTAGAAGGGAAATGTTGAATGATATTCATCGTCAGGATTGATTAGAAATAGTTTTTAGTTTATGAGATGGTTTTTGATTATCTAAAAAAGGGGAAGTATTTTATTATCGATGGTCTTTATTGATAGCCTCCCATAAGCCGTTAAGGTAGTTAATGCTCAATGCACGATCATATAGGCCATATCCAGGACGGCCATTTTCATGCCAAATATCACGACCATGATCTGGACGAATATAGCCCTGATAATCATTGTCATATAATGCTTTCATTATTTCGTACATGTCTAATGAACCTTCACTGGATAATGCAGCTGATTCATGGAAGTCACCGTCATCGTTTATAAATTTAATGTTTCGTCCATGAATAAAGAAGACACGATCTTTAGCTGCAAATTCACGGATAATTGCGGGAACATCATTTTGCGGATTTTCACCTAAACTACCACAGCAAATGGTAAATCCATTGTATGGGGATTCGTGTAGCTGTTCAATTTTAAGCATATCATCTCGATTCTTATATATTCTTGGTAAGCCAAACAATTCACGTGGTGGGTCGTCAGGGTGCATAGCCATTCGAACATCGTACTTTTCGCAAACAGGAATAATTGCATCTAAGAAATATTTTAGATTGGCTGTTAATTTTTCAGTATCGACATCTTTATACGCTGTCATCAGACGTTTAATCTCAGCCATACGTTCAGGTTCCCATCCAGCTTGGACATAACCGTTTGAATTTTTTTGCATTGCATCCGCAATACTTTGCGGATCATCGGTAAGGTATTTTTGCTCAAAAGCCATTGCCGTTGAACCATCAGGTAAAAGATAATGTAAGTCAGTTCTAACCCAATCGAAGACAGGCATGAAGTTATAACAAATAACCTTAACACCATATTCGGCTAAATTACGGATTGTTTCAATATAGTTTTCAATGTACTGGTCTCTGGTTGGCAGACCAATTTTGATATCATCGTGAATGTTAACAGATTCAATCACTTCAAGCTTTAAGCCAGCTGCTTCGACCTCATCTTTTAGGTGTTTGATTTGGTCCTTCGGCCAAACCTCGCCGGCTGGTATGTCAAACAGAGTACCAACAACTTGAGAAACGCCAGGAATCTGCCGAATATCTGATAGGGTGATGGAATCGTTATTGTCGCCGTACCAGCGAAATCCCATGTTTTTCATAATTAAACTTCTTTCTTTAATTTGTCTTGTTATTTTTTGTTTTTAACTGTTTCATGCAGCGTCTTGCGAACAGCATGTTTGCCAGCAATTAACTGTTTAAAGTAGTCTTCGACTATATCGCCGAGCCCAATTTGATACAAATCATTGCCAAAAATACTCTTGTTAGCCAAAATTGGCTTAAGGGCTTGATGAATTTTAGCTTGATCATCGTCACTTAAGTTGATTCCTGCCACATATGACTTAAGGTTATCTAGTAGTGGATCAGGGCTTTGAGTAAATTCGTTGCCATTATCATCTATTCCCATTAAATAGCGACACCATCCCGCCAAAACTAGTGGGATAAATTCAAGGCTTGTAACATCAAGTTGAGGGTCATCAAGATAATGTTGAATGGTAACGCCATAGCGAATAGCAATCTTTTGGGATGTATCACTAGCAATTCTTTGTGGCGTATCAGGAATATTTTTATTTGGTAAACGCATAGTAATGAGCTCATCAATAAATTTCTTGGGATTAATAATCTTAGGATCTTTTACTACCGGTAAATCTTCCTTATATCCTAGGGCTTTAATTAAACCTAATAAATCATCATCTGTTAGTTCATCGGCAATTGACGTATAGTCTAAAAGATTACCGTAAATTGCCAAAGCAGTGTGTAAAGGATTCAAACAAGCCGTTACCTTCATTTGGTCTGCATCATTAACGGTTTCGCGGTCAGTTAAAATTACGCCAGCTTTTTCAAGCTGAGGCCGACCATTAGGGAAATTATCTTCGATTACCAGATAATGCGTTTTTTCTGTATTGCCAAATGGAGCAATGTTTGTATGTTTTTTGGTGTGCAGAATCGTAGTATCAGCAAATCCACTGCTCTTTAATCTATCTGCAACGCTTTGAGCAGGATTAGGGGTAATCCGATCAATCATTGTCCAAGGAAAAGAAACTTTTTTTGGATCTTTAAGGTACGCAATAAACTCCTGGTCAACAAAGCCATTCTTAAGCCAACCTTCAGCAACGCGCAAAACTTCTGTTTCTAACTTTAAGCCGTTTTGCGAAAAGTTATCAGTTGAAACCATTGCAATTGGTAATTTGCCTGCATTGTATCTAGCATAAAGCAGGTGAGCAATAGCCCCCATATTTGTTTTAGGCTTTTCTGGTCCGTTTTGAATATCTTCCTTAGCAGCCTGAGTTAGCGCTCCACTAACATCAGTTAGAGCGTAACCTTTCTCGGTAATTGAGAAAGTAGCAAATTGCAAGGATGGTTTGGTAAAAATTTCAGTTAGCCGGTTCCAGCCCTTTTCGCTGGCTTGATTAAAGTAAACTGCTTCACCAACACTAGCCAAAAGTTCTTTCTCCAAGCTACCATCACTGTTCATTACAACCCGCAAGATACGATTATGGTAGGCATTATAAATTTTCTCAATTACTTCATCATCATATGTTTCTGCGATTGTAACACCGCTAGTCAACTCATGATTATTTATAAGATCTTGAGCGATTTTTGCATGAAAACAGCGAAATAAATTACCACCTCCAAAATGAACCCATACAGGTTTTTCTTTAGTTGAGTTGGAGATTTTTGATTGGTCAAACTTTGGTATTGCAATAGTTTGAGTTGAAAAATCAGCACTTTTAGCTAAATAGTCGTCATTTAAACTAAGCACGTCAATAAAATCCTCCTTAGTAAGTATGTTTTTGATTAAGATATACTAATATATTACAATGTAAGCGAATTCTTAGACTTTGTCAATAACAAATCTAAGATTTTTATTTTATTGCTCCTGATAAATAAGAAAAAGTAGTATTATTGTAATTAAAGAATCTAATATATTGGAGAGGTCACCGATTATAGCAATGATTTCAAGCATGAAGGAAAAAGTTTATAATACTATTTTACAAAGAATTATTAGCTTGGCATATTTACCAGGTGAGAAAATATCGGAGAAAAATTTAAGTGAAGAATTAAATATCGGTAGGACACCAATCAGAGAAGCAATACTGCAATTAAGAGAAGAGGGATTAATTAAATCGGTCCCGCAGTCCGGTACATATATTTCGAAAATTAATTTACAAAAGGCGAAAGATGCACGATTTTTGCGGGAAAGTGTTGAGACCAAAATTATCCAAGAATCTATTGCTAAGCTCAATGAATATGATCTAATGGTTTTACAGCAAATTATTGACAGGCAGAAGTTAGAAGTAAGAACGACTCATGATGATATGAGATTTTTCGAATTAGATGAGCAATTTCATCATTACTTTTATAAGGCAACGGGAAGAGACCAGGTGTGGCGCTGGTTGCAAATGAGTAATATGCAGCTAAATCGTTTTCGGGTACTGCGTCTTCGTAGTAAGAGCTTATCTTGGGAAACTTTAGTTGATGAGCATGAAGAACTTCTTGAGGCGGTAACTGAAAAGAAGACTAGCAAAGCCACAAAGCTTATTTCCAGTCATTTGCATCGGATGTTGACTGAGGAACCGACTTTACGCCAGGATTACGCTGATTATTTTGAATAATTTTTAGTAAAATAGCATTTTTAAAAGACTGATTTATGATTTTAAGTCATAAGTCAGCCTTTTTTATTTCATTATTTTGATAATTTAATTACACCGCAGCCATAAAATAAAAAAATTAGAAACTGGTAAACATTACTGACACTAGGCATGATACTAAATAAAGCAAACAAAAAATAATTTTTGTGTTGACAGTTAAATTCTTAAGACATATGATGAAACCGATTACAGATATACTAATATATCATTGATGGAACTGAGATTTAAGTCGCATGTGTTAACAACCGTTTTAGTTTTGACCACTGTTTACTTTACTTCTCAAGGACATAGCAGCTACAAAAAAAGTTTAGTTAACTCTTTTTTGCATAGCGAAAATTTAATATGGAGGTGTGTAATGGAAAGCATTAATTCAGATGATACTTCAGAAAATTCAAAAAAAGATAGTCAGAACCTGGTAAATGATTCTTCCAAACAAATACCTGTCTACCAAAAGATCGCTTATGGTTTTGGTGATTTTGGCAATGGTTTTATGTTTGATTTGGGCCAGTCTTATCTAACTAAGTTTTGGATAGATGGAGTCGGAATTGGTGCGGGTGTTGTCGGTGGTATTTTTGCTTTTACAAAAATTTTTGACGCATTTATGGATCCAATCGCTGGATCAGTTGTTGATAACCGAAAGCATATTGGAAAACGTGGTAAATTTCGACCGTTTATGATGGTTTCTGCCATTATTCTAGGCGTTTTAACGGTTTTAACTTTTACGATGCCAAATAATCTGACGATGACGCAAAAGATTATTTACGCTTATGCGGCTTATATGATTTGGGGCTTAACGTATTCGTTTACTAATGATCCGTATGGTTCATTGGCTTCAGTTATGTCACGCAATTCACAAGATCGCAGTTTTATGGCGACCACCCGGCAAATTGGCTCTGTCGGAGCCCAGTTTATTGCGGGAGTAGCTTTTATCCCACTGACAGTAATGATTGGTGGTAGCAATCAGAAAAAAGGATATTTCTTTGCCTCACTCATTTTTGCGATTATTGGCGTCTTAATGTTTGCAATTTGTTACTTTGGCACAAGAGAGAATGTTCACGTTAACCGAAAAAAGTCAGCGCAAAAAGAAGGCTTTAAGGATTACTTTAGGGTTATTTTCAAAAATGGACCTTTAGGCGCAATTATCCTAATGACGCTGTTCACTATTTCAGCGATGAATACCAATAATCAGATGATGGTTTTTTATGCCGAATATAATTTAGGCAACATTGGCCTGCAGCCACTTATTAATGCAATCATGATGGGTTGCTCAATTGTTGGTGTTTTTATGATTCCTTTCCTTACCAAACATTTTGGCCAAAAAAAGACTGCGATGTGCAGTTTTATCATCGGAGCCGTTGCTAATTTGTTGAACTTTATTTTACCCAACAATGTCGTGACTTTTATTATCTTGGTAACAATTGGTTACACGGCACTAGCAATTCCTAACGGAATAACCTGGGCAATGGTTTCAAATGCAATTGACTACGGTGAATGGCGTTCTGGTACGCGTAAGGAAGGTATAACATATGCCGCTTTCAATTTCTCGCGCAAAATAGCCCAGTCTCTAGCTGCACTTGTTTCTTCAGGTGTGTTGGCCTTGACTGGTTATGTTGCTAATGCTCCCCAAACGGCGAGTGCTTTACAGGGTATCAAGGCAGCAATGACTTTATATCCAGGTGTTTGCCTACTTTTAGCAGCAGTAGTTATTGGTTTCTTATATAAATTAGATGATAAAAAATTCGCCCAAATTGCTGATGACCTAGATCATGGTCGTTGGGAAGGCGGAAAAATTAGTGATAACTAAAAATTAAGAATAAGAAATGGAGAATAAAATAATGGATTTAAATAAATTATTAGGCGATGTTAAACAGATTTTACAAGCAAATGGTAAATATGATGGCTTAACGAATAAAGAAATTTATGTTCCTTCCATTCAAGTTGATCGACGGAATGTTTACTTTATCCTTCACCACATGGGCTCAAATGGAATTATGCAAAAGAGTTTAGTTGCTTATGAAAATCGGTTGACGGCAACAGATTTTGAAGCGGAAGAGTCATTAACAGATGTTGATTCAACTTTACTAGTTGGTCGTCTGAATGAAAGAAATAATAAGGCACTATCTAAACGTTTCCTTTGGATGAGACCAACTTCAAGACGCAACTACAAATATTCTTTCGGTCTTGGTGATCGGTTAGGCAATGCTTCTAATGCTCATATTAGATTGTTTAAGGGTCGTAATGTTATGCCAGTTTTAGCACAGCAATCGATT
This genomic window from Lactobacillus panisapium contains:
- the uxuA gene encoding mannonate dehydratase is translated as MKNMGFRWYGDNNDSITLSDIRQIPGVSQVVGTLFDIPAGEVWPKDQIKHLKDEVEAAGLKLEVIESVNIHDDIKIGLPTRDQYIENYIETIRNLAEYGVKVICYNFMPVFDWVRTDLHYLLPDGSTAMAFEQKYLTDDPQSIADAMQKNSNGYVQAGWEPERMAEIKRLMTAYKDVDTEKLTANLKYFLDAIIPVCEKYDVRMAMHPDDPPRELFGLPRIYKNRDDMLKIEQLHESPYNGFTICCGSLGENPQNDVPAIIREFAAKDRVFFIHGRNIKFINDDGDFHESAALSSEGSLDMYEIMKALYDNDYQGYIRPDHGRDIWHENGRPGYGLYDRALSINYLNGLWEAINKDHR
- a CDS encoding mannitol dehydrogenase family protein; the protein is MLSLNDDYLAKSADFSTQTIAIPKFDQSKISNSTKEKPVWVHFGGGNLFRCFHAKIAQDLINNHELTSGVTIAETYDDEVIEKIYNAYHNRILRVVMNSDGSLEKELLASVGEAVYFNQASEKGWNRLTEIFTKPSLQFATFSITEKGYALTDVSGALTQAAKEDIQNGPEKPKTNMGAIAHLLYARYNAGKLPIAMVSTDNFSQNGLKLETEVLRVAEGWLKNGFVDQEFIAYLKDPKKVSFPWTMIDRITPNPAQSVADRLKSSGFADTTILHTKKHTNIAPFGNTEKTHYLVIEDNFPNGRPQLEKAGVILTDRETVNDADQMKVTACLNPLHTALAIYGNLLDYTSIADELTDDDLLGLIKALGYKEDLPVVKDPKIINPKKFIDELITMRLPNKNIPDTPQRIASDTSQKIAIRYGVTIQHYLDDPQLDVTSLEFIPLVLAGWCRYLMGIDDNGNEFTQSPDPLLDNLKSYVAGINLSDDDQAKIHQALKPILANKSIFGNDLYQIGLGDIVEDYFKQLIAGKHAVRKTLHETVKNKK
- a CDS encoding GntR family transcriptional regulator, yielding MKEKVYNTILQRIISLAYLPGEKISEKNLSEELNIGRTPIREAILQLREEGLIKSVPQSGTYISKINLQKAKDARFLRESVETKIIQESIAKLNEYDLMVLQQIIDRQKLEVRTTHDDMRFFELDEQFHHYFYKATGRDQVWRWLQMSNMQLNRFRVLRLRSKSLSWETLVDEHEELLEAVTEKKTSKATKLISSHLHRMLTEEPTLRQDYADYFE
- a CDS encoding glycoside-pentoside-hexuronide (GPH):cation symporter; amino-acid sequence: MESINSDDTSENSKKDSQNLVNDSSKQIPVYQKIAYGFGDFGNGFMFDLGQSYLTKFWIDGVGIGAGVVGGIFAFTKIFDAFMDPIAGSVVDNRKHIGKRGKFRPFMMVSAIILGVLTVLTFTMPNNLTMTQKIIYAYAAYMIWGLTYSFTNDPYGSLASVMSRNSQDRSFMATTRQIGSVGAQFIAGVAFIPLTVMIGGSNQKKGYFFASLIFAIIGVLMFAICYFGTRENVHVNRKKSAQKEGFKDYFRVIFKNGPLGAIILMTLFTISAMNTNNQMMVFYAEYNLGNIGLQPLINAIMMGCSIVGVFMIPFLTKHFGQKKTAMCSFIIGAVANLLNFILPNNVVTFIILVTIGYTALAIPNGITWAMVSNAIDYGEWRSGTRKEGITYAAFNFSRKIAQSLAALVSSGVLALTGYVANAPQTASALQGIKAAMTLYPGVCLLLAAVVIGFLYKLDDKKFAQIADDLDHGRWEGGKISDN